One genomic segment of Synechocystis sp. LKSZ1 includes these proteins:
- the dnaG gene encoding DNA primase — protein MDAPRLHPETIEEVKQKVDIVDVIGEVVLLKKKGKDYQGLCPFHQEKSPSFTVSPAKQMYYCFGCGAGGNVYKFLMELGKASFQEVVFDLARRYQVPIKTLEPEQRKEFQRQLSLKEQLYEILVVAAHFYHHTLYQPQGEKALDYLLSQRHLSEETIQQFQLGYAPAGWETLYRYLIEQKHYPLALVEQAGLIKARQSGSGHYDQFRDRLMIPITDAQGRVIAFGSRSLGSEEPKYLNSPETELFNKGKTLFGLDQAKKAIQQRDQALVVEGYFDVIALHRHGFNHAVAALGTALSQDQIKLLLRYTDSKQIIFNFDADKAGIKATQRAIQEIEPLVYSGQVNLKILNLPAGKDADEFLGSQLEAQPEYQQLLATAPSWFEWQVQQLLAQNSLKQAEQFDRVSQGMVQLLRQFQDPNKQAYYLQYCAEILCQGDVRLIPLQTGLLSQQIRQPQARSTQKRSPRRVKNPDSSLLAEAESLLLLIYLHCPDFRNTIKQELEDKDLLFSFAHHRLLWQTLLWLEGQGPTDLVPADTLVSRLADAYLNLGQDTGPIEALLHLTEKTQADIFRPELRIPEAIAALERVTWQKYYDYCSQRFQQMPAQTGHYYYKEMLKAKQKIHSFDQQRCQASP, from the coding sequence ATGGACGCGCCGCGCCTGCATCCAGAAACCATTGAAGAAGTCAAACAAAAAGTTGATATTGTTGATGTGATTGGCGAAGTAGTTCTGCTGAAAAAAAAAGGCAAGGATTACCAGGGCCTATGCCCCTTTCATCAGGAGAAAAGCCCCAGCTTTACCGTCAGTCCTGCCAAGCAAATGTATTATTGTTTTGGCTGTGGGGCCGGGGGCAATGTCTATAAGTTTTTAATGGAGTTGGGCAAAGCCTCGTTTCAGGAAGTCGTCTTCGACCTGGCCCGACGCTACCAAGTCCCGATTAAAACCCTAGAGCCCGAGCAACGCAAGGAATTTCAGCGCCAACTGTCCCTCAAGGAACAGCTCTACGAAATTTTGGTCGTGGCGGCCCATTTTTACCACCATACCCTCTACCAACCCCAGGGAGAAAAGGCCCTGGATTACCTCCTCTCCCAGCGCCATCTGTCGGAGGAAACCATTCAGCAATTCCAGTTGGGTTATGCGCCCGCCGGCTGGGAAACCCTCTACCGTTATCTGATCGAACAGAAACATTATCCCCTGGCCCTGGTGGAACAAGCGGGTTTAATCAAGGCCCGTCAGTCGGGTAGTGGCCATTACGATCAATTCCGTGACCGTTTGATGATTCCCATTACCGATGCCCAGGGCCGAGTAATTGCCTTTGGCAGTCGCAGTCTTGGCTCGGAGGAACCGAAATACCTCAATTCGCCGGAAACGGAATTATTTAACAAAGGCAAAACCCTCTTTGGTCTCGATCAGGCGAAAAAAGCGATTCAACAGCGCGACCAGGCCCTGGTGGTGGAGGGTTATTTTGATGTGATTGCCCTGCATCGTCATGGGTTTAATCATGCCGTAGCGGCCCTGGGGACGGCCCTGAGTCAAGACCAAATTAAATTACTGTTGCGCTATACGGACTCGAAACAAATTATCTTTAATTTTGATGCCGATAAAGCCGGTATTAAGGCCACCCAGCGGGCCATTCAAGAAATTGAACCGTTGGTTTATAGTGGCCAGGTGAATCTCAAAATTTTGAACCTGCCAGCAGGGAAAGATGCCGATGAATTTCTAGGAAGTCAGCTTGAAGCACAACCGGAATACCAACAGTTATTGGCTACGGCCCCTTCCTGGTTTGAATGGCAAGTCCAGCAATTATTAGCCCAGAATAGTCTCAAACAGGCTGAACAATTTGACCGGGTTTCCCAGGGTATGGTTCAACTGTTACGACAATTTCAAGACCCCAATAAACAGGCCTATTATCTTCAGTATTGTGCCGAGATTCTCTGTCAGGGGGATGTCCGCCTGATTCCCCTCCAGACAGGCCTATTAAGTCAGCAAATTCGCCAACCCCAGGCCCGTTCGACTCAAAAACGATCCCCGCGACGGGTGAAAAATCCTGACAGCAGTCTCTTGGCCGAGGCCGAAAGCCTACTTTTGCTGATCTATCTCCACTGTCCTGATTTTCGTAACACCATCAAGCAGGAACTAGAAGACAAAGACCTGTTGTTTAGCTTTGCCCACCACCGGCTCCTTTGGCAGACGCTCCTCTGGCTAGAGGGCCAAGGCCCTACCGATTTAGTCCCAGCGGATACCCTGGTTTCTCGTCTTGCCGATGCCTACCTTAACCTTGGCCAAGACACAGGGCCGATTGAGGCCCTACTACACTTGACGGAAAAAACCCAGGCGGATATTTTTCGGCCGGAGCTACGCATCCCGGAGGCCATTGCGGCCCTGGAGCGGGTTACTTGGCAAAAGTACTATGACTATTGCTCCCAGCGCTTTCAACAAATGCCGGCCCAGACCGGGCATTACTACTACAAAGAAATGCTCAAGGCCAAGCAAAAAATTCACAGTTTTGACCAGCAGAGATGCCAAGCCAGCCCCTAG
- a CDS encoding phosphoglucomutase/phosphomannomutase family protein produces the protein MVFSPPPIKFGTDGWRGVLGADFTFERVALVAGIAAQVLRATFAGPGRKDRIIVGYDRRFMAEDFAQLVAETVAEQGFEVWLSQSYAPTPAFSWAAHQEQALGALVLTASHNPARYLGLKVKGAFGGSVGPEITSQIEAQLSQGLKPAPQAGEILTFDSWPSYCQALQAKVDITAIRRVVEQGQLQIFVDVMHGAAAGGLARLLGCEVRELNSERDPLFGGASPEPLARYVPELLQTIQTAAQQDQERLRVGLVFDGDADRIAAVDGQGQFLSSQGLIPILIDHLARHRGLGGEIVKTISGSDLIPRLAQLYDRPLQETAIGYKYIADRMLGHEVLIGGEESGGIGYGSHIPERDALLSALYVLEAVVESQRDISQLYQDLQAKTHFYAEYDRIDLPLASMAVRGQLLDYLAQTPFPQIAGSPVTDCLNIDGYKFRLQSGGWLLIRFSGTEPVLRLYCEAPTLERVQAVLQWAKDWALSFA, from the coding sequence ATGGTTTTTTCTCCTCCCCCGATTAAGTTTGGTACCGACGGTTGGCGTGGTGTTTTGGGGGCCGATTTTACCTTTGAGCGGGTGGCCCTGGTGGCGGGAATTGCGGCGCAGGTTTTGCGGGCCACCTTTGCCGGCCCCGGTAGAAAAGACCGGATTATTGTCGGTTATGATCGTCGCTTTATGGCGGAGGACTTTGCCCAGTTGGTAGCAGAAACCGTCGCCGAGCAGGGATTTGAAGTCTGGTTATCCCAAAGCTATGCTCCCACCCCAGCCTTTAGTTGGGCCGCTCACCAGGAACAGGCCCTGGGGGCCTTAGTGCTAACGGCTAGCCATAACCCAGCCCGTTATCTCGGTCTAAAGGTCAAAGGGGCCTTTGGCGGTTCCGTTGGGCCAGAAATTACCAGCCAAATCGAAGCCCAGTTAAGCCAGGGCCTGAAGCCCGCTCCCCAAGCCGGAGAAATTTTGACCTTTGACTCCTGGCCCAGCTATTGCCAGGCCCTGCAAGCCAAGGTGGACATCACGGCCATTCGTCGGGTGGTGGAACAGGGCCAATTACAGATTTTTGTCGATGTCATGCACGGAGCCGCCGCCGGGGGCCTGGCCCGTCTGCTCGGTTGTGAGGTGCGGGAACTTAACAGTGAGCGCGACCCCCTCTTTGGCGGGGCCTCTCCTGAACCCCTGGCCCGCTATGTGCCGGAATTGTTGCAAACCATTCAAACCGCTGCTCAACAAGATCAAGAAAGACTGCGAGTCGGTCTAGTATTTGACGGCGATGCCGACCGAATTGCCGCCGTTGATGGCCAGGGCCAGTTTCTCAGTTCCCAGGGATTGATTCCCATTCTGATCGACCATTTGGCCCGTCATCGGGGTTTAGGGGGAGAAATTGTTAAAACCATTAGTGGCTCCGATTTGATTCCCCGTTTGGCCCAGTTGTACGACCGCCCGCTCCAGGAAACTGCCATTGGCTATAAGTACATTGCTGACCGGATGCTCGGTCATGAGGTTTTGATCGGTGGCGAAGAATCCGGCGGCATTGGCTACGGTTCCCACATTCCTGAACGGGATGCCCTACTCTCGGCACTTTATGTGTTGGAGGCCGTTGTGGAATCCCAACGGGATATTAGCCAGCTTTACCAAGACCTCCAGGCCAAAACCCATTTCTATGCGGAGTACGACCGCATTGACCTGCCCCTAGCCAGTATGGCCGTGCGGGGCCAACTTCTGGATTATCTGGCCCAAACTCCGTTCCCGCAGATTGCGGGTTCCCCCGTCACCGACTGCTTAAACATTGATGGCTATAAATTCCGCCTCCAGAGCGGCGGTTGGCTGTTGATTCGTTTCAGTGGCACCGAACCTGTTCTGCGCCTCTACTGTGAAGCCCCGACCCTAGAACGAGTGCAAGCCGTTCTGCAATGGGCCAAGGATTGGGCTCTATCTTTTGCCTAG
- the xth gene encoding exodeoxyribonuclease III: MKIATWNVNSIRSRLTHLQAWLTDNTVDVLCLQETKVVDADFPRQALEEMGYICTFSGQKSYNGVAILTRQPLENVWIGFTPLLGPGPAATFDEQKRVIAGIYQGVMVINLYVPNGSAIGSEKYDYKLAWFGQLKQYLQAFQAQGYSDFCLCGDFNIALEDRDIYDPKGKETHIMASPVERQALQGILDLGLQDVFRHFNSEPGHFSWWDYRTGGFQRNRGWRIDHIYLTPGLLAQAKSCLIDKAPRAWEKPSDHTPVVLELED; encoded by the coding sequence ATGAAAATTGCTACTTGGAATGTCAATTCCATTCGGTCTCGTCTGACCCATCTGCAGGCCTGGTTAACGGACAATACTGTCGATGTTCTGTGTTTACAAGAAACCAAGGTAGTGGATGCAGACTTTCCCCGCCAGGCCCTGGAGGAAATGGGCTATATTTGTACCTTTTCGGGCCAGAAATCCTACAATGGCGTTGCTATTCTAACGCGCCAGCCCCTAGAAAACGTCTGGATCGGTTTTACTCCTCTGCTGGGGCCAGGGCCAGCGGCAACCTTCGATGAACAAAAACGAGTCATAGCCGGAATCTACCAAGGGGTGATGGTGATTAACCTCTACGTTCCCAATGGGTCTGCCATTGGCTCAGAGAAATACGATTATAAGCTGGCCTGGTTCGGTCAACTCAAGCAATATCTCCAGGCCTTCCAGGCCCAAGGCTACTCAGACTTTTGTCTCTGTGGCGACTTCAACATTGCCCTCGAAGACCGGGATATTTACGACCCCAAGGGCAAAGAAACTCACATCATGGCTTCTCCCGTGGAACGTCAGGCCCTGCAGGGCATTCTAGACCTGGGTTTGCAGGATGTCTTTCGGCACTTTAACTCCGAACCCGGCCACTTCAGTTGGTGGGACTACCGCACCGGCGGTTTTCAGCGTAATCGGGGTTGGCGCATTGACCATATTTACCTCACCCCTGGTCTGTTGGCCCAGGCCAAAAGCTGTCTGATTGACAAGGCCCCCAGGGCCTGGGAAAAACCCAGTGACCATACGCCGGTAGTACTGGAGTTGGAGGATTAG
- a CDS encoding DUF427 domain-containing protein: protein MAFPQPIPPQPGQESVWDYPRPPRLEAYTKHIQVMFNQVLIADSYRSQRVLETSHPPVYYIPLEDIQTQYLSRTQRRTYCEWKGQAHYYTIQVGSQQAENSAWGYSEPTPAFQGLQNHVAFYPSRMEACYVDGELVQAQPGDFYGGWITSNIFGPFKGGLGTWGW, encoded by the coding sequence ATGGCTTTTCCCCAACCCATTCCCCCCCAACCCGGCCAAGAATCCGTCTGGGATTATCCTCGCCCGCCCCGTCTAGAGGCCTATACCAAACACATTCAAGTGATGTTTAATCAGGTGCTGATTGCCGATAGCTATCGTAGTCAACGGGTTCTAGAAACTAGTCATCCGCCGGTTTACTATATTCCTCTAGAGGATATCCAGACTCAGTACTTGAGCCGAACGCAACGGCGTACCTACTGTGAATGGAAGGGCCAGGCCCATTACTACACCATTCAGGTGGGTTCCCAGCAAGCCGAAAATAGTGCTTGGGGCTATTCCGAGCCAACCCCTGCCTTCCAAGGGTTACAAAACCATGTAGCCTTCTATCCTAGCCGTATGGAAGCCTGCTACGTGGATGGAGAGCTGGTACAGGCCCAACCGGGAGACTTCTATGGTGGTTGGATTACGTCAAATATCTTTGGTCCCTTCAAGGGTGGCCTTGGCACCTGGGGCTGGTAA
- a CDS encoding BLUF domain-containing protein — MNLYRLIYSSHANPDLGLADLKNIMESSIKNNQTDGITGLLCHADGMFLQVLEGYQDKVNQTYHRIVQDSRHHTPMLISCEPITTRAFEIWSMQAIRLTDLNKEQVKTLTLRHSGSAIFQPNRMNPRQALAFMKDIGILFQVSDDIILDL, encoded by the coding sequence ATGAACCTATACCGCTTAATTTACAGCAGTCATGCAAATCCCGATCTGGGCTTGGCCGACTTGAAAAATATTATGGAGAGCTCGATTAAAAATAATCAGACGGACGGAATTACCGGCCTCCTTTGCCATGCAGATGGGATGTTTTTACAGGTTCTCGAAGGCTACCAGGACAAGGTCAATCAAACCTATCATCGGATTGTCCAAGACTCACGACATCATACACCCATGCTTATTAGTTGTGAGCCGATTACAACCCGGGCCTTTGAAATTTGGTCAATGCAGGCCATTCGTCTCACGGATTTGAACAAGGAACAGGTTAAAACGTTAACCCTGCGTCATTCGGGTTCAGCGATTTTCCAACCCAACCGCATGAATCCCCGCCAGGCCCTAGCCTTCATGAAGGATATCGGGATTCTCTTCCAAGTCTCCGACGACATTATCCTTGATCTCTGA
- a CDS encoding phospholipase D-like domain-containing protein, producing MNSTGKWLKAYRGWLLVALALVVAAAIIIGAYLRDGGRLPPLPQDPQIQVYFNHNQAQGADYRDPYRQIQRPGDNLEAIILQAINNAQSRIDLAVQELRLPRIAQALVAQKQKGRQVRVILENQYNFVVAEKIGSGATSATSDQDGDQADDRLEDYQAFLDQNRDGQISESESAERDAIQILRQGGVPLIDDTEDGSKGTGLMHHKFLVVDGQTVIVTSANFTLSDQHGDYSRPATRGNANNLLVIQSPALADIFSEEFNLMWGDGPGGRADSRFGLKKPHRSAQTVTVGQSTVTVKFSPDSRQLPWSETSNGLIARYLNTAQKSIDLALFVFSEQPLVDVLQQPFQRGVEIKTLIDPGFAFRSYSEGLDLLGVSLREQCRVEAGNRPWPLAASFVGIPTLVEGDKLHHKLAVIDVQTVITGSHNWSPSANLQNDETLLILQNPKIAAHYQRELERLQANAQWGLPEGLKRKIKAQERACGQNVTPQPSPLAIATTAPLVNLNTATQTELESLPGIGPSLAKKIITARQNQPFTGLEDLERVPGLKAKKINALRGQVIW from the coding sequence GTGAATTCAACAGGAAAATGGTTAAAAGCCTATCGCGGCTGGCTACTGGTGGCCCTGGCCCTAGTTGTAGCGGCCGCTATTATCATCGGGGCCTATCTGCGAGACGGGGGCCGCTTACCACCCCTGCCCCAAGATCCCCAGATCCAAGTGTATTTCAACCATAACCAGGCCCAGGGGGCCGATTATCGAGACCCCTACCGCCAAATCCAACGGCCAGGGGATAATCTTGAAGCGATTATTCTCCAGGCCATTAACAATGCCCAAAGTCGCATAGACCTGGCGGTTCAAGAATTACGATTGCCCCGTATTGCCCAGGCCTTGGTGGCCCAGAAACAAAAAGGCCGTCAGGTGCGGGTAATTTTAGAAAATCAGTACAATTTTGTAGTGGCGGAAAAAATAGGCTCAGGGGCCACCTCTGCCACTTCGGATCAAGACGGTGACCAAGCGGATGACCGTCTGGAGGATTACCAGGCCTTTCTGGATCAAAACAGGGATGGCCAGATTAGTGAGTCAGAAAGTGCAGAGCGCGATGCCATTCAAATCCTACGCCAGGGAGGAGTCCCCCTCATTGACGATACGGAAGATGGCTCCAAGGGAACGGGTCTGATGCACCATAAATTTTTGGTCGTGGACGGCCAGACGGTGATCGTCACCTCTGCTAACTTCACCCTCAGCGATCAGCACGGGGATTACAGCCGCCCAGCTACTCGCGGCAATGCGAATAACCTCCTGGTGATCCAATCGCCGGCCCTAGCGGACATTTTCTCAGAGGAATTTAATTTGATGTGGGGGGATGGCCCTGGTGGCCGGGCAGACAGTCGTTTTGGCTTGAAGAAACCGCACCGGTCGGCCCAAACTGTTACTGTCGGTCAGAGTACCGTTACCGTCAAATTTTCCCCCGATTCTCGACAATTGCCCTGGTCAGAAACCAGTAATGGCTTAATCGCTCGCTACCTCAATACAGCTCAAAAATCGATAGATCTTGCCCTATTTGTGTTTAGTGAACAGCCCTTAGTGGATGTTCTGCAACAGCCCTTTCAACGGGGAGTCGAAATTAAAACCTTGATTGATCCTGGTTTTGCCTTTCGCTCCTACAGTGAGGGACTGGATCTATTGGGGGTAAGCCTGCGGGAACAATGCCGTGTCGAAGCTGGCAACCGGCCCTGGCCCTTGGCCGCTTCCTTTGTGGGAATTCCAACCCTAGTAGAGGGAGATAAACTCCACCATAAGTTGGCAGTAATTGATGTCCAGACTGTCATTACTGGCTCCCACAACTGGTCTCCCAGTGCCAATCTGCAAAACGACGAGACCCTCCTAATCTTGCAAAATCCTAAAATTGCGGCCCATTATCAGCGGGAACTGGAACGCCTCCAGGCCAATGCCCAGTGGGGTCTCCCAGAGGGATTAAAACGAAAAATTAAGGCCCAAGAAAGGGCCTGTGGCCAGAATGTAACTCCCCAGCCCAGTCCTTTAGCCATTGCAACGACAGCGCCCCTGGTTAATCTCAACACCGCAACTCAGACGGAACTAGAAAGCCTACCCGGCATTGGCCCGAGTCTGGCGAAGAAGATTATTACCGCTCGCCAAAATCAACCTTTTACCGGCCTAGAAGACTTGGAACGGGTACCGGGGCTCAAGGCTAAGAAAATTAACGCCCTGCGCGGCCAGGTGATCTGGTAG
- a CDS encoding DUF433 domain-containing protein yields the protein MSKLLERITVNPKQCGGRPCIRGMRIRVSDVLDLFAVGLSAEEILEDLPDLEMDNIRASLI from the coding sequence ATGTCAAAGCTACTTGAACGAATTACAGTAAATCCTAAACAATGTGGGGGTCGTCCCTGTATTCGTGGCATGAGAATTCGAGTGTCTGATGTTTTAGATTTGTTCGCAGTCGGTTTAAGCGCTGAAGAAATTTTAGAAGACTTACCAGATTTAGAAATGGATAATATACGAGCTTCTTTAATATAG
- a CDS encoding tetratricopeptide repeat protein has protein sequence MQRFLQRIWQTVQRFWQQLLGGGLRTSYSGRRGQSAGAVAVLSDTDYEFLFSQLLEGIAHGWHEGRILKFFEQLGERGRTKAWVSWLDRFSEKVLASPSPNLVLAARLMRLGELAQSFPRIEPIGQAAYQLAHQLYARQAPETTIWEYEGPEAGPPELPTTPEGWLTLGLQQANAGDLGSAIHSWEQAILLDPNLAVAWHNRGSALGNLGQLEEALASFEQAVKLNPEDPGAWFHRGAILEALEQPEAARPCYEQVLALDPQSEAAQQRLQHLQALSMTSINSPSEIKDNVVGDLEENPDILHEG, from the coding sequence ATGCAACGATTTTTACAACGAATTTGGCAAACCGTTCAAAGATTTTGGCAACAATTACTGGGCGGCGGCCTTCGGACGAGTTATTCTGGCCGACGAGGCCAGTCAGCAGGTGCGGTAGCCGTACTTTCGGATACGGACTACGAATTTCTCTTCAGTCAATTGCTGGAAGGCATTGCCCATGGTTGGCATGAGGGCCGGATTCTCAAGTTTTTTGAACAATTGGGAGAGCGGGGACGCACCAAAGCCTGGGTGAGTTGGCTAGACCGCTTTTCTGAGAAAGTTTTGGCCTCGCCTTCACCGAACTTAGTCCTAGCCGCCCGGCTGATGCGCCTGGGGGAATTGGCCCAATCCTTTCCCCGTATTGAACCCATTGGCCAAGCCGCCTATCAACTGGCCCATCAACTCTATGCTCGTCAGGCCCCAGAAACGACCATCTGGGAATACGAAGGCCCAGAAGCTGGCCCGCCCGAGTTACCCACCACACCGGAGGGCTGGTTAACCTTGGGCCTCCAACAGGCTAATGCAGGCGACTTAGGCTCCGCCATCCATAGCTGGGAGCAAGCCATTTTGCTTGACCCAAACCTGGCAGTGGCCTGGCATAATCGTGGCAGTGCCCTGGGTAATCTGGGCCAATTGGAAGAGGCCCTGGCCAGCTTTGAACAGGCGGTTAAATTAAACCCGGAAGACCCCGGTGCTTGGTTCCATCGGGGGGCCATCCTCGAGGCCCTGGAACAACCGGAAGCGGCCCGGCCTTGTTACGAGCAGGTGCTAGCGTTAGATCCCCAGAGTGAGGCCGCCCAACAACGTCTTCAACATCTCCAGGCCCTTAGCATGACCTCAATAAACTCACCATCAGAGATCAAGGATAATGTCGTCGGAGACTTGGAAGAGAATCCCGATATCCTTCATGAAGGCTAG
- a CDS encoding AAA family ATPase — MHFSQQRLHKLEIIKLKNVKNLCISFEDKNITGILGPNGYGKSTILHALACCFQPPNEGTEDHKFSEFFLPSPDALWQGSEFKVVHTYRQSSQLHENIEQAYGKSSDRWKPIYKRRPTRNVYYFGVDSCVPLIEAEKRKVKINYSTSNVSEEIINTILEKASYCLNRRYTAYNIHDDGKGRKFIGVEAEGIRYSALSMSAGEQKLFLLLEKIYRAPKYSLVLIDELDLLLHDSAMKNLIKVISERAQNYNLQVVFTTHRESILNMSDSMNIRHIFGTPEQTLCFNDTKPDAINRLTGVQPRFIEVFVEDDLAVTIIKKIAGQLSISRHVSVQRYGAAINCFTVLAGLRLRGEDCRNSIFVLDGDVYATREEQEIRLKAVLTGDDNHSVSLRNSSLEKIKCLKLPENVKPEKYIHNLIINLETINDAESIEIIDIAKQIVVVDNSHKYVDDIISRLDWNRDTGLSKIIDLVSSTQEWNTYVSDVRDWLVLQVPLVQEAVAYEV; from the coding sequence ATGCATTTTTCTCAGCAACGTTTACATAAGCTAGAAATAATAAAACTCAAAAATGTTAAAAATCTTTGTATTTCATTTGAAGACAAGAATATAACTGGCATTCTCGGTCCAAATGGCTATGGGAAGTCAACAATTCTTCATGCCCTTGCGTGCTGTTTTCAGCCACCAAATGAAGGGACAGAAGACCATAAATTCAGCGAATTTTTTTTACCAAGTCCTGATGCTTTATGGCAAGGTAGCGAATTTAAAGTAGTTCATACTTATAGACAATCATCTCAACTGCACGAAAACATAGAGCAGGCTTACGGAAAAAGCAGCGATCGATGGAAACCGATATACAAAAGGAGACCAACAAGGAACGTATATTATTTTGGGGTAGATAGTTGTGTTCCTCTAATTGAGGCAGAAAAACGAAAAGTAAAAATCAACTATTCGACTAGTAATGTGAGTGAAGAAATTATAAATACAATACTAGAGAAAGCTTCGTATTGCCTGAATAGACGATATACTGCTTATAACATCCATGATGATGGAAAAGGACGTAAATTTATAGGTGTTGAAGCTGAAGGAATAAGATATTCAGCTCTCAGTATGAGTGCCGGAGAGCAAAAATTATTTCTATTACTTGAAAAGATTTATAGGGCACCTAAATATAGTCTCGTATTAATAGATGAGCTAGATCTTTTGTTGCATGACTCAGCCATGAAAAATCTAATTAAAGTTATATCCGAAAGAGCACAAAACTATAATCTCCAGGTAGTTTTTACAACTCATCGAGAATCTATTCTTAATATGTCAGATTCGATGAACATACGACATATTTTTGGCACGCCAGAACAAACTCTTTGCTTCAATGATACAAAGCCAGATGCAATCAACCGTTTAACAGGTGTTCAGCCAAGGTTTATTGAAGTTTTTGTCGAAGATGATCTTGCGGTAACCATAATCAAAAAAATAGCTGGTCAATTAAGTATTTCGAGACATGTCTCTGTTCAGCGATATGGCGCAGCTATCAATTGTTTTACGGTTTTAGCTGGCTTGCGTCTTCGAGGCGAAGATTGTAGAAATAGCATTTTTGTTCTTGATGGTGACGTTTACGCAACTAGAGAAGAGCAAGAAATTAGATTGAAAGCTGTTTTGACTGGAGATGATAATCATTCAGTATCTCTTCGGAATTCTAGTCTTGAAAAAATCAAGTGCTTAAAGCTACCAGAAAATGTTAAGCCAGAAAAATATATTCATAACCTTATTATAAACTTGGAAACAATTAATGATGCTGAGTCAATTGAAATAATTGATATTGCGAAGCAAATTGTAGTTGTTGACAATAGTCATAAATATGTAGACGATATTATAAGTAGACTCGACTGGAATAGAGACACTGGTTTGTCAAAAATAATTGATTTAGTCAGTTCTACTCAAGAATGGAATACTTATGTGTCAGATGTACGAGACTGGTTAGTTTTGCAAGTACCATTAGTGCAGGAGGCTGTAGCTTATGAAGTCTAA